Proteins encoded by one window of Mycolicibacterium cosmeticum:
- the tilS gene encoding tRNA lysidine(34) synthetase TilS, translating to MDRPGAVTLLRTAVGAFAAAHDGERWCVALSGGADSLALTAVAATLRPTVALIVDHGLQPDSAEIACAAQRQALELGCVAAQVLTVTVGTDGGPEAAARTARYRALDEARAGAPVLLGHTLDDQAETVLLGLGRGSGARSIAGMRDYDAPWGRPLLTVRRTVTRAACAELGLLPWEDPHNTDPRFTRVRLRTEVLPLLEEVLGGGVADALARTAAALREDAEALDALAARALVEVRRGDGLDVTGLGGLPSAVRRRVIRSWLLDGGARDLTSAQIHRVDALVTDWRGQGGVAVTSPLRRVRLFAARRDGMLTMHTEPV from the coding sequence GTGGATCGACCGGGTGCTGTAACACTCCTGCGCACCGCCGTCGGTGCGTTCGCGGCCGCACACGATGGCGAGCGTTGGTGCGTCGCGCTGTCCGGCGGCGCGGACTCGCTGGCGCTGACCGCCGTCGCCGCGACGCTGCGGCCCACCGTCGCGCTGATCGTCGACCACGGCCTGCAGCCCGATTCGGCCGAGATCGCCTGCGCCGCGCAGCGGCAGGCATTGGAGCTGGGATGCGTTGCGGCACAAGTACTCACCGTGACGGTCGGCACCGACGGCGGCCCCGAGGCGGCGGCCAGGACCGCACGCTACCGGGCGCTCGACGAGGCCCGCGCCGGAGCGCCCGTGCTGCTGGGACACACGCTGGACGACCAGGCCGAAACGGTGTTGCTCGGCCTGGGCCGCGGCTCGGGCGCGCGCTCGATCGCCGGGATGCGCGACTACGACGCCCCGTGGGGCCGCCCGCTGCTGACCGTGCGGCGCACGGTCACCAGGGCGGCGTGCGCCGAGCTGGGCCTGCTTCCGTGGGAAGACCCGCACAACACCGACCCGCGCTTCACCAGGGTGCGGCTGCGCACCGAGGTGCTGCCCCTGTTGGAGGAGGTGCTCGGGGGCGGCGTGGCCGACGCGTTGGCCCGGACCGCCGCGGCGCTGCGTGAGGATGCCGAGGCGCTGGACGCGCTGGCCGCCCGGGCCCTGGTCGAGGTGCGGCGCGGCGACGGCCTGGACGTCACCGGGCTGGGCGGCCTGCCCTCCGCGGTGCGCCGCCGGGTGATCAGGAGCTGGCTGCTCGACGGCGGCGCGCGGGACCTCACCAGCGCCCAGATCCACCGCGTCGACGCGTTGGTCACCGACTGGCGCGGTCAGGGCGGGGTGGCCGTCACGTCGCCGCTGCGGCGCGTCCGGCTGTTCGCCGCCCGTCGGGACGGGATGCTGACGATGCACACCGAACCGGTCTGA
- a CDS encoding zinc-dependent metalloprotease, which produces MSPDARLTVGGAVDWEFAATVGAKLSRPGPATTDYTRDQAIAQLSELSRRAELPVREVTGLNEGADIAEARVVDRPEWVRAATGSMRLMTGGTGTPGGFLTSKITGAQTGAVLAFVSSGILGQYDPFGANGGELLLVYPNIIAVERQLRVDPTDFRLWVCLHEVTHRVQFRANPWLPGHMSSALATLTQDAGEQVGEVVGRLAEYVKGRRNGEAAEPHSGGVVGLLRAVQAEPQRQALDRLLVLGTLLEGHAEHVMDAVGPAVVPSVATIRRRFDDRRHRRQPPLQRIIRAVLGFDAKMSQYTRGKAFVDEVVGRVGMARFNTIWTSAETLPLPTEIEEPQRWIDRVL; this is translated from the coding sequence ATGAGCCCTGACGCACGGCTGACCGTCGGCGGCGCCGTCGACTGGGAATTCGCCGCCACGGTCGGCGCCAAGCTGAGCCGGCCCGGCCCGGCCACCACCGACTACACCCGCGACCAGGCCATCGCCCAGCTCTCCGAATTATCAAGGCGCGCAGAGCTTCCCGTGCGTGAGGTGACCGGGCTGAACGAGGGTGCCGACATCGCGGAGGCCCGGGTGGTGGACCGCCCGGAGTGGGTGCGCGCGGCCACCGGCTCGATGCGGCTGATGACCGGCGGCACCGGCACCCCCGGCGGGTTCCTGACGTCGAAGATCACCGGGGCGCAGACCGGTGCGGTACTGGCCTTCGTCTCCTCCGGCATCCTCGGCCAGTACGACCCTTTTGGGGCGAATGGCGGGGAGCTGCTGCTCGTGTACCCGAATATCATTGCCGTGGAACGGCAATTGCGGGTGGACCCGACCGACTTCCGGCTGTGGGTGTGCCTGCACGAGGTGACCCACCGGGTGCAGTTCCGGGCCAACCCGTGGCTGCCCGGGCACATGTCGTCCGCATTGGCCACGCTCACCCAGGACGCCGGTGAACAGGTCGGCGAAGTGGTCGGCCGGCTCGCCGAGTACGTCAAGGGGCGGCGCAACGGTGAAGCCGCCGAACCGCATTCGGGCGGCGTGGTGGGCCTGCTGCGCGCCGTGCAGGCCGAACCGCAGCGCCAGGCGCTGGACCGGCTGCTGGTGCTGGGCACCCTGCTGGAGGGCCACGCCGAGCACGTGATGGACGCCGTCGGGCCCGCGGTGGTGCCGTCGGTGGCCACCATCCGCCGCCGGTTCGACGACCGGCGGCACCGCAGACAACCTCCGCTGCAACGGATCATCCGGGCCGTGCTGGGTTTCGACGCCAAGATGAGCCAGTACACCCGGGGCAAGGCGTTCGTCGACGAGGTGGTGGGCCGGGTCGGCATGGCACGGTTCAACACCATCTGGACCAGCGCCGAGACCCTGCCGCTGCCCACGGAAATCGAAGAGCCGCAACGGTGGATCGACCGGGTGCTGTAA